One genomic window of Sphingobacterium oryzagri includes the following:
- a CDS encoding pyridoxal phosphate-dependent aminotransferase, with product MSTTSYLSDRINNLSESATLKMTKLGRELAAKGINVISLSVGEPDFNTPDNVKQAAKKALDDNFTRYSPVPGYPELRQAIVDKLKNENGLVYEPSQIVVSTGAKQSLSNVILTLINPGDEVIIPTPYWVSYSEMVVLAEGKSVFINTDIDSDFKITAAQLEAAITPKTKLFMFSTPCNPTGSVYSKAELAELAKVFEKHPNIFILSDEIYEHINFVDKHESIAQFEAIKDRVIIVNGFSKAYAMTGWRLGYIAANKEIASANDKLQGQTTSGTCSIAQRAGIVAYQDGLASVEEMKEAFLRRRQLVYDLLIDIPGVKTNLPEGAFYFFPEISSFFGKKDLNGNVIKDSSDLALYLLNEGHIATVGGDSFGNNNYIRLSYAASDENLKEALRRMKEALGQLS from the coding sequence ATGAGTACGACATCATATTTATCAGACAGGATTAATAATTTATCCGAATCAGCGACCCTTAAGATGACGAAGCTTGGTCGCGAGTTGGCTGCTAAAGGCATCAACGTTATTAGTTTAAGTGTGGGCGAGCCCGACTTTAACACACCAGATAATGTCAAACAGGCAGCCAAAAAGGCATTGGATGATAATTTCACCCGTTACTCACCGGTACCGGGCTATCCGGAATTGCGCCAGGCTATCGTTGATAAATTGAAGAATGAAAATGGTCTGGTTTACGAGCCATCCCAAATCGTCGTTTCAACAGGCGCTAAGCAATCGCTTTCCAATGTGATCTTAACGTTGATCAACCCAGGCGACGAAGTTATTATCCCTACCCCTTATTGGGTTTCTTATTCGGAAATGGTGGTTTTGGCCGAAGGAAAATCAGTCTTCATCAACACCGATATTGATTCGGATTTTAAGATAACAGCTGCTCAACTGGAAGCCGCAATTACACCGAAAACCAAGCTTTTCATGTTTTCTACGCCGTGTAATCCTACCGGATCCGTGTACAGCAAAGCCGAGTTAGCCGAGCTAGCCAAGGTATTCGAAAAACACCCGAATATTTTCATTCTTTCTGACGAAATTTACGAGCATATCAATTTTGTAGATAAGCATGAGTCTATCGCACAATTTGAGGCAATAAAAGACCGGGTTATTATCGTAAACGGCTTTTCTAAAGCCTACGCGATGACTGGATGGCGTTTGGGCTATATTGCCGCTAATAAAGAAATTGCGTCTGCCAATGATAAACTACAAGGACAAACGACTTCAGGAACCTGCTCGATTGCACAGCGTGCCGGTATCGTTGCTTATCAAGACGGGCTAGCGAGTGTAGAAGAAATGAAAGAAGCCTTTTTACGTCGCCGTCAGTTGGTTTACGACTTATTGATTGACATCCCTGGTGTAAAAACAAATCTTCCAGAAGGTGCCTTTTATTTCTTCCCGGAAATCAGCTCATTCTTTGGAAAGAAAGATCTAAACGGGAATGTGATTAAAGATTCTTCAGACCTTGCCTTATACTTGTTAAACGAAGGGCATATTGCTACCGTAGGCGGTGACTCTTTCGGAAACAATAATTATATCCGTCTGTCTTACGCAGCATCGGATGAAAATCTAAAAGAGGCATTGAGACGAATGAAAGAAGCATTAGGTCAGCTATCCTAA
- a CDS encoding glucose-1-phosphate adenylyltransferase — protein MAHKVVSIVLGGGRGTRLSPLTEQRSKPAVPIAGKYRLVDIPISNCLNSGYNKIFVLTQFNSASLNKHIKNSYNFSIFSKGFVDILAAEQTVEGDRWFEGTADAVRRTQKNLLNVDYEYVLILSGDQLYQMDYSALIDFHVKNKSDVTIATIPVNGKDATGFGILKANEDNEIVSFTEKPNSQEVLNWSSEVSEDMEKQGRLYLASMGIYVFSKGILRDLLTDNPGMDFGKEIIPDAIESKRVLSYQFDGYWTDIGTIKSFFDANIGLTDDVPDFNLFNETVFTRARMLPPSKISGTTLNNTIVSDGCILNGDKLERSVIGIRSRIGKGTVIKATYMMGTDYYEPLEDVLTLGSTQEPPPVGVGERCYIENAILDKNCRIGNDVRIKGSPNLPDGDFETHTIRDGIVVVKKNAIIPNGVTIG, from the coding sequence ATGGCACATAAAGTAGTCTCCATTGTATTGGGCGGCGGACGTGGAACGCGTCTATCGCCTTTAACTGAGCAGCGTTCAAAACCGGCTGTACCAATTGCAGGAAAATATCGCTTGGTGGATATTCCGATATCAAATTGTTTAAACTCGGGGTACAATAAAATTTTTGTACTGACCCAGTTTAACTCTGCATCGCTTAATAAGCACATCAAAAATTCGTACAACTTCAGTATTTTCAGTAAGGGCTTTGTCGATATCCTGGCTGCAGAGCAGACAGTAGAAGGCGACCGGTGGTTTGAGGGAACTGCCGATGCGGTAAGACGGACGCAGAAAAACCTACTGAACGTAGACTATGAATATGTGTTGATTTTGTCGGGCGATCAACTTTATCAAATGGATTATTCGGCATTGATCGATTTCCATGTTAAAAATAAAAGCGATGTCACGATTGCTACCATACCGGTAAATGGAAAGGATGCAACAGGTTTTGGTATTTTAAAAGCTAACGAGGATAACGAAATTGTGTCGTTCACGGAGAAGCCTAATAGTCAAGAAGTGCTCAACTGGTCGTCTGAAGTTTCGGAAGACATGGAAAAGCAGGGACGCTTATATTTAGCATCTATGGGAATCTACGTTTTTTCTAAAGGTATCTTAAGAGATTTACTAACGGACAATCCGGGTATGGATTTCGGAAAGGAAATTATCCCGGATGCCATCGAATCAAAGCGCGTGTTGAGTTATCAATTTGATGGTTACTGGACCGATATTGGTACCATTAAATCTTTTTTCGATGCCAACATTGGTCTTACAGACGATGTGCCAGATTTCAATTTGTTTAACGAGACTGTCTTTACGCGCGCGCGCATGTTGCCACCGTCGAAAATATCAGGTACCACGTTAAACAATACCATCGTTTCAGATGGCTGTATTTTAAATGGTGATAAATTGGAACGATCGGTAATTGGTATTCGCTCACGTATAGGCAAAGGAACAGTAATCAAAGCAACCTATATGATGGGTACAGATTATTACGAGCCTTTGGAAGATGTATTGACATTGGGAAGTACACAAGAGCCGCCACCGGTTGGCGTGGGCGAGCGTTGCTATATTGAAAATGCTATTTTAGATAAAAATTGCCGTATTGGTAACGACGTGCGCATTAAAGGCAGTCCGAATTTGCCCGATGGCGATTTTGAAACTCATACTATCCGCGATGGTATCGTGGTGGTAAAAAAGAATGCTATTATTCCAAACGGTGTAACGATCGGGTAA